CCGGCCCATTCTGCCCACAGACCCGCACCCAGGGCGACTACCGTGACCACCACGCCAAGGCGCAGGACGCCCTGCCACAGGCCGGCCCCCAGCACATGCTCATCCGGCGGGCGGGGTGGACGGCGCATCGCCCGAGCGGAGACCGGTTCGGCGCCGACCGCGACGCCGGTCAGCCCGTGGGTGAGGAGGTTGATCCACAGGATCTGGCCCGCGCGCAGCGGCAGCGCGAGGCCCATGAACGGGCCGAGCAGCATGACCAGGATCTCCGCCGCGCCGCCGGAGAGCGCGTACAGCAGGAAGCGCCGGATGTTGTCGTAGACCCGGCGGCCCTCCTCCACCGCCGCCACCACGGTGGCGAGTTCGTCGTCGGCCAGGACCAGGTCGGCGGCCTGCCGGGCCACCTCGGTGCCGCGGCCGCCCATCGCGACCCCGATGTCCGCCCGCTGCAGTGCCGGGCCGTCGTTGACCCCGTCACCGGTCATCGCGGTGACCGCGCCGCCCTCACGCCAGGCCTCGACGAGGTCGAGCTTCTGCTGCGGATCGGTACGGGCGAAGATCCGCACCCGCGCCAGATCCGGCACGGCCCCGGCGGCGAGTTCCCGGCCGGTGACCACCCTGGATCTCCCCGCGCCGCCCTCCCCTGCTCCGTCGGCCAGCAGGCCGATCCGGTCGGCGATCGCGCGGGCAGTGGCCGGGTGGTCCCCGGTGATCAGCACCGGGGTGATGCCGGCCCGACGGCAGGCCGCGAGGGTCGCGGCGGCCGCCGGCTTGGGCGGGTCGCTCAGCGCGGCCAGTCCGAGCAGCTGCAGCCCGGACTCCACAGGAGCGGCAGCCCCGTCCCGCAGCCCGGACGCGACGGCCAGCACCCGGTAGCCGTCGGCGGCGAGCCGGGCGGCCGCCTGCCGGGCCTGCTCCAGTTGCTCGGCGTCAGCGTCGAGCACCGCCTCGTCGAGCACGGCCTCGGGTGCGCCCTTGAGGCAGATCTCCGTCTGTCCGGAGGGGGTGCGATGCACGGTGGTCATCCGCTTGCGAAGACTGTCGAAGGGCAGCTCGTCGATCCGGGGATACGCCTGGGCCAGGCCGTCCAGGTCGCAACCGGACTTCGCCGCGGCGACCAGTAGCGCCGCCTCGGTCGGGTCCCCGAGGGCGGTCCACTGACCGTCGTCCGCGTCGGGCGGCAGCAGCGCGGCGTCGTTGCACAGTGCGGCCACCCGGAGCAGCGTCCTGGCCGCGAGCGGCGCTTCGATGCCCTCGGCCAGCACCTCGCCCACCGGCTGGTAGCCCGACCCGGTGATGGTCGCCTGCCATCCGGGCGCCCAGAGCCGTTCGACCACCATCCGGCCCTCGGTGAGTGTGCCGGTCTTGTCGGTCGCGAGCACGGTGACCGAGCCCAGCGTCTCCACGGCCGGGAGCCTGCGGACGATGGCGTGCCGCAGAGCCATCCGGCGGGCGCCGAGCGCCAGCGCCAGCGTCACCACAGCGGGCAGCGACTCGGGGACGGCTGCAACGGCGAGGCTGATCGCGGTGACCGCCATCGCCTCGGGCGCCTGGCCGCGCACCAACCCCAGCACGAACACCACCAGGCACAGACCGACCGTGACCAGGGCCAGTACCCGGCCGAGCCCGGCCAAGCGGCGCTGCAGCGGCGTGGGTTGCGGCCTTGGCCGCAGCGAGGTCGCGATCCGACCCAGCGCGCTGTCCGGGCCGGTGGCCGTGACGATGGCGACCGCCCGACCGCGCAGCACCGTCGTACCGGCACTGAGACCGGCCGGGTCGATCACGTCCTTCTCCACCGGGACCGACTCGCCCGTCAGCATCGACTCGTCCACCAGCAGCGCCGAAGCCTCGGCCAGCTCGGCATCGGCAGGGATGATGTCCCCCTCGGCGAGGAGCAGGACGTCACCGGGCACCACGGCGGCCGAGGCCACCTCCCGCTCCTCCCCGTCGCGCAGCACCCGCGCCGTGGGGGCGGAGAGCGCGGACAGCGCGGCCACCGCGTTGGCCGCGCGGATCTCCTGGGTAACCCCCACCGTGGTGTTGACCAGGATGACCAGCCCGATCACGATCGCATCGGGGTGGTCCCCGGTCGCCACGGTCAGCGCCATGGCGGCGAGCAGGACCAGGATCAGCGGATCGCGCAGCTGGGCGGCGATCCGCGACCACAGCGGTGGGGTCGGCGGCGCGCCGACCTCGTTCGGCCCGTACTCGGCCAGCAGCCGGGCTGCCTCCTCGTCGGTCAGCCCCGTGCGGCGGACGGCGATCCGCGTCACCGCTCACCCCGCTTTCCCCGCCTTGCCGCTTCGGCCGGTTCGGGACCTCCCTGGTCCAGCCGGAACGGCGGATAGTCGTCGGTCATCAGGGCCGCGTATGCGGCGACCCTGAACACCCACCGGTTCAGGCCGACCAGCAGATCGAAGATGCCTGCGGGGTAGCAGGTCGTTGCGGCGAGTGCCACTCCCGCGTAGAGCACGAGCAGGCTGATCAGCCCGCCGCCCCAGCCGTCGTGGAAGCCGCCCAGGAAGAATCCGACCACGAGGTAGTGCGGCAGTGCCAGCAGCCACCACTTCACCAGGACCAGCCCGCGGGAGAGCTGCTCGGGGTAGGCGATGTCCAGTCGTGCCGGGTAGTCGGGCTCCTCGCGGAGGCTGAACGGCGGGTAGCGGTCGGTGCCGAGGCCGCCGTACGAGTAGTAGGACACCCGCCAGGACCAGCGCAGCACGCCCACGTTGAAGTCGAAGATGCCACGTGGGTACCGGCCGGTGAACAGGATCGCGAAGAACGCGATCACGCTCAGCAGGATGAAGGCCAGCCAGAGGAAGCACAGGACGATCCAGTGCGGGATGACCAGGACCCACTTGACCAGCCAGAGCCACCGCGAGAGCGGCAGGTCCAGCCGGGCCTCCACCCGGACCGGCGATGGAACAGGCGCAGCCATAGCGATCACCTCCTGAGCGACGCACCGCTCGGGGAGCGGTCGCTCCCGAGCTGGGCCGAGACATTCCAGGTGCCATGCGTTCTCGGACATCTCCAGGCTCCCCCAGGCCAACATCGCCGGCGAGGGCCGGACCGGGCTCGGGGGAAGGGCCGACCTGGGCTATGACACCGGCCGGCCATGGTGGGGATCACCGATCACAGGCAGCGGCGGTTCAACCCGGGTGCGCCGGGTCTGGAGGGTGCGGCGCCGGCGGCGGGCTTGCGAGGCGAGATGTCCGGGCGCGGAAGGTCCGCCATCGGCGTTCGTTGTCGTGAACGAGGCCGGCCGACTCGCTGAGAAGATCCGCGGCGCGGGCGAGTAGCTCTGCCGCCGAGTACAGTCGCCGCGGGCTGACGGCATCCCGGGCCAGATCTGCCCGGAGGGCACTGGGGCGGAAGTCCACCCGGGCGAGGACGTCGGCAGCCCTGTGCAGCAGCCGCCCGGCCATGGCGGACAGGTGGGCAGCTTGCCAGTCGTTGCTGATGATGCGGTGTCGTTCACCGAGGAGATCGGCGAAGCCGGCGAAGTCGAGCAGCGCCTCCGCGGCGTCCCACGAGGCCTGCATCGCCGCGGCGAGCCAGTCGGCACCTGACAGGAGGTCATCGGCCGTCCTCGACAGGTCGCGTTTGAGGCGTGCCAGCTCGACCGGTTCGCCCTCGCCCTCCATGAACAGGACCCCGCGCAGCTGCAGCGCGGCGGGAGCGGTGAGGTCGTCCGCGCCCTCGAACGGGTTCAGCGGGGTGGGTGACGCTGGCTGTACCGCGGACCAGCGGTCGGCCAGGGCGAGCAGGGTCCGCGCGTCGCGCTGGAGCGCGACGGACTGCTCCCTGGGCTGGGACGCATAGAACTCCTCGTGCTCGCGGTGAAATCTCGCCAGGTTCGCGATCGCATCGAGCATCATCGCAGGCGGACCACCGGGGGATGATCCCTCAGCCTCGTCCATTGCCCCATCCTCGCGCGCCCTCCCCCGCACGGCTCGCCGGGCAGGACGCGCACGGACCCGGGATACCTCGGCTGCGCACGGTACCGCCACCACTCCCCACTGTTGGACCAGGGCACGCCTGCCCGGCCTCCGCAACCGAGCCCGGCAGCGGTATCCGTGCGGAGTGCGTGCCCTGGCACCCGGACCGCCCCGGGCCTCGGCCCCACGCGAGGAAGAGCCCTGCAGTCCGGTGGCGTCACCGAGTCGGGAGAGCAACGCTCGGAGTATGAGTGGACACCGAGTCGCCCTCGGGTCGGCCGTCCTCACCACTGCGGCGGTCACCCTGGCCCTGCACGGCCTGGTCCTACGCCCGAGGATGCTGACCTGGGGCGCGACCTCCGACGAGGTCTCACGTGTTTACCCGGGGGATGATCTCATCCCCGAGGCCGACAGCTCCTCGACGATGGCGACCACCCTGCCGGCGCCACCGGAGCAGGTCTGGCCCTGGCTGGTGCAGATGGGAGGCGACCGCGGAGGCTGGTACAGCTGGGACAGGTTAGACCACATGGGGGAACCGAGTGCCGACGTGATCGTGCCTGAGTGGCAGAGCCTGGAGGAGGGGCAGCGTCTGAACGCGGCGCCGGATGGACAGTCCTGGTTCGCCGTGGCACTCCAGGAGCCGGGTCGGACGCTGGTGCTGCGGGCGAACCTGGAGTTGCCCTCCGGGCACTCCTTCGACGCCCGGTCCACCCCTCTGCCCCGGGCCTACATGGACGGCATCTGGGGGTTCCACCTCCAGCCTGCCCCCGGTGACACGACCCGCCTGGTGGTCCGCACACGGGGCCTGAGCAGACCGCGACCGTTCACCCGGCCGTTCGATCTGCTTTTCGGCGAACCCGCGCACTTCATCATGCAGACCCGCCAGTTCCACAACCTGCGCACGCGGCTCAGTCCCGCCCCGTGACCCGCACGACCGCGCCCCGGGGAGGCTCCGTTGCGTGCCGCCGTCTCGATCGACCAGCGACCGGATGCCCTCCTGCGGATTCATGCCATCCGCGCTCGCCGTGTCGGCTCCCTGCTCGGAGACGGCGCCTATCCCCACGATCGGCCGACGGCCGCGGGACAGGGGCCCTCGGCCTCGCCCACACGGCCCGTCCACCACCCGCACTGGCTCGGAGCGGGCCTGCGGCGGCACCCGTCCGCTCGACCGGTCTGCCGGTCGGCCGCCGCCCGGCCTACCCGCCGCCGGTGTGCCGCACGGCCACATCGGCCCACCGGCCGGGAGCTCGGCCCTGCCCGTGGCGGCACCACTGCTCGTACGGTGCGAGTGGGGCAGGAAACGGCTCGCATTCACCTGCCTGGACGAGGATGCACCGCCCGGCGGCAGACAGTGCAACGTCGGTCGCGACATGGATGCTGAGGGACCCGGGAAGCCAGGAGCGACGCCGAGGGCCGTCGTGGTCCTTCAGCGGTCAAGACCGCGAGAGGCGGGCGAGAACAGGGCGGCGCCGGCCGGAGAGCAACATCAGAACGAACCCGTACGCGTAGCTGGGTCCGGCGGGGATCGGCAGTCCTGCCACCTGCGTGCTTCATGAACACCACCTCCGAAGGTCGGACGTCGCCGCGACGAGCGGACAGGCCGCCGCCGGTCGTCCGGAGCTACGGCGATCAGCCGTGGAGCGGCGGTTCGTTGGCGTCGGCGTCGGCCATGCCGGCACGAAGCAGCTGGTTGCCGAGGTCGACCAGGGCGCGTCCGGCCGCGTATTCGTCGCCGATCTCCGGTGCGGGAGGGTCGTGCGGGTTGCGGTGGGCTTCGGTCCGGCTCTCCAGCCGGTTGTCGCCGGTGTCGAGGACAGCGTGCACTTTGGTGATTTCGCCTTCTTCGAAGAGGTCCACGCGCAGGGTCCACGTCTTGGTGTGCATCGGTGCGCTTGTCGTTTTCTCATTCATGTCCAGACCTGTCCTTTGAGGGGGTCGGTGAGGGCTTCGTCTTGGGGGATCGGCCAGCCGGGCCGGGGCAGCCACCCGCTGCCGGGGCCGGACGGCGCGGTGACCGCTGGTGCTGTTGCGGTGGAGCGGCTTTCCTGGTCGACGAAGCGGGTGAGCGCCCGGGCGCTTTCGAGGAACTGGGCGGGGAAGACGCCGGTGGAGTTCTTCTCGGCGGCGATCTCGGCGAGTATCTGCAGGTTGCGGAGCTGGAGGGCGATCGGGTGATCGGCGATGACGTCGGCGGCCTCGGCCTGCCGGGCCATCGCCCGCTGCATGCTCTGTGGGAGTTCGATGTCCTTCAGTTCGACCACCCTGACCAAGACGCCCCACTGCTGGGTGAGGCCGTCGAGGATGCCCTTGATCTGTTCGTTGAGGGTCTCGGTGTCGGTGAGCACCTGGTCCGGGAGGGAGCGGCCGACCACGTTGCGAACGGTGG
The window above is part of the Kitasatospora sp. HUAS MG31 genome. Proteins encoded here:
- a CDS encoding SPFH domain-containing protein, encoding MPNLCVAIMRQHERGVVFRLGRLRGVRGPGIRFMVESIVEIEDVSSAIGKIARATVRNVVGRSLPDQVLTDTETLNEQIKGILDGLTQQWGVLVRVVELKDIELPQSMQRAMARQAEAADVIADHPIALQLRNLQILAEIAAEKNSTGVFPAQFLESARALTRFVDQESRSTATAPAVTAPSGPGSGWLPRPGWPIPQDEALTDPLKGQVWT
- a CDS encoding DUF4389 domain-containing protein; this translates as MAAPVPSPVRVEARLDLPLSRWLWLVKWVLVIPHWIVLCFLWLAFILLSVIAFFAILFTGRYPRGIFDFNVGVLRWSWRVSYYSYGGLGTDRYPPFSLREEPDYPARLDIAYPEQLSRGLVLVKWWLLALPHYLVVGFFLGGFHDGWGGGLISLLVLYAGVALAATTCYPAGIFDLLVGLNRWVFRVAAYAALMTDDYPPFRLDQGGPEPAEAARRGKRGER
- a CDS encoding cation-translocating P-type ATPase; this translates as MTRIAVRRTGLTDEEAARLLAEYGPNEVGAPPTPPLWSRIAAQLRDPLILVLLAAMALTVATGDHPDAIVIGLVILVNTTVGVTQEIRAANAVAALSALSAPTARVLRDGEEREVASAAVVPGDVLLLAEGDIIPADAELAEASALLVDESMLTGESVPVEKDVIDPAGLSAGTTVLRGRAVAIVTATGPDSALGRIATSLRPRPQPTPLQRRLAGLGRVLALVTVGLCLVVFVLGLVRGQAPEAMAVTAISLAVAAVPESLPAVVTLALALGARRMALRHAIVRRLPAVETLGSVTVLATDKTGTLTEGRMVVERLWAPGWQATITGSGYQPVGEVLAEGIEAPLAARTLLRVAALCNDAALLPPDADDGQWTALGDPTEAALLVAAAKSGCDLDGLAQAYPRIDELPFDSLRKRMTTVHRTPSGQTEICLKGAPEAVLDEAVLDADAEQLEQARQAAARLAADGYRVLAVASGLRDGAAAPVESGLQLLGLAALSDPPKPAAAATLAACRRAGITPVLITGDHPATARAIADRIGLLADGAGEGGAGRSRVVTGRELAAGAVPDLARVRIFARTDPQQKLDLVEAWREGGAVTAMTGDGVNDGPALQRADIGVAMGGRGTEVARQAADLVLADDELATVVAAVEEGRRVYDNIRRFLLYALSGGAAEILVMLLGPFMGLALPLRAGQILWINLLTHGLTGVAVGAEPVSARAMRRPPRPPDEHVLGAGLWQGVLRLGVVVTVVALGAGLWAEWAGRPWQSVLFLALLAAQLGVVLGLRERLFTKANPFLPLAVLVSAVLGVAALYVPFLQDVLETEPLSWADAGVVMAAALVAFAAARLIGRRGRRGRAAPAPAR
- a CDS encoding dsRBD fold-containing protein gives rise to the protein MHTKTWTLRVDLFEEGEITKVHAVLDTGDNRLESRTEAHRNPHDPPAPEIGDEYAAGRALVDLGNQLLRAGMADADANEPPLHG